A stretch of Saccharomyces cerevisiae S288C chromosome IV, complete sequence DNA encodes these proteins:
- the SAC3 gene encoding Sac3p (mRNA export factor; required for biogenesis of the small ribosomal subunit; component of TREX-2 complex (Sac3p-Thp1p-Sus1p-Cdc31p) involved in transcription elongation and mRNA export from the nucleus; involved in post-transcriptional tethering of active genes to the nuclear periphery and to non-nascent mRNP; similar to the human germinal center-associated nuclear protein (GANP)): protein MNTSFGSVVPSTNFNFFKGHGNNDNTSANSTVNNSNFFLNSNETKPSKNVFMVHSTSQKKSQQPLQNLSHSPSYTENKPDKKKKYMINDAKTIQLVGPLISSPDNLGFQKRSHKARELPRFLINQEPQLEKRAFVQDPWDKANQEKMISLEESIDDLNELYETLKKMRNTERSIMEEKGLVDKADSAKDLYDAIVFQGTCLDMCPTFERSRRNVEYTVYSYEKNQPNDKKASRTKALKVFARPAAAAAPPLPSDVRPPHILVKTLDYIVDNLLTTLPESEGFLWDRMRSIRQDFTYQNYSGPEAVDCNERIVRIHLLILHIMVKSNVEFSLQQELEQLHKSLITLSEIYDDVRSSGGTCPNEAEFRAYALLSKIRDPQYDENIQRLPKHIFQDKLVQMALCFRRVISNSAYTERGFVKTENCLNFYARFFQLMQSPSLPLLMGFFLQMHLTDIRFYALRALSHTLNKKHKPIPFIYLENMLLFNNRQEIIEFCNYYSIEIINGDAADLKTLQHYSHKLSETQPLKKTYLTCLERRLQKTTYKGLINGGEDNLASSVYVKDPKKDRIPSIADQSFLMENFQNNYNEKLNQNSSVKPQINTSPKRVATRPNHFPFSQESKQLPQISQSHTLSTNPLLTPQVHGDLSEQKQQQIKTVTDGGSPFVFDQSAQNSTVEASKAHMISTTSNGAYDEKLSSEQEEMRKKEEQRIEEEKTQLKKKQENADKQVITEQIANDLVKEVVNSSVISIVKREFSEANYRKDFIDTMTRELYDAFLHERLYLIYMDSRAELKRNSTLKKKFFEKWQASYSQAKKNRILEEKKREEIKLVSHQLGVPGFKKSTCLFRTPYKGNVNSSFMLSSSDKNLIFSPVNDEFNKFATHLTKISKLWRPLEMQSIYYDNLTKKFPSNSLTPANLFIYAKDWTSLSNRWILSKFNLQTAQDSKKFSNNIISSRIICIDDEYEPSDFSDLQLLIFNTGVTNPDIFDLEMKLKDDGEELIKLITGISLNTNICFSLLIIYWESAENTLSESTIKHLLKLNRISKNYSSVIERIDLMNLTEESPHKCLEDKLSEISHSYVYKLTERGKYDKTLRQKRSLAGIHSRSTQLQTTKDIDQKMKKMLEKEKNKYQQQIGERNTYAHLESHIDASPRSKKRKLPILLSTSHSSQFKTPLASRLNTSGSSTSPPLPSHLAMKFRKNSRVTSLHTVLPVSTPSHSNNIPAASFSGNNTTDIQSQQLIENQKSTSVYLNNVSERILGNQEICQTPINPVTPVLDGADQGKEDIPDSILELKILIDSVKKKVNND from the coding sequence ATGAACACATCATTTGGCTCAGTAGTGCCTTCCActaatttcaattttttcaaagggCATGGAAATAATGATAACACTAGTGCCAATAGTACTGTTAACAACagcaatttctttttaaataGCAATGAAACGAAACCTTCGAAAAATGTCTTCATGGTGCACTCTACCTCTCAAAAGAAGTCGCAGCAACCGTTACAAAATCTCTCACACTCACCTTCCTACACGGAAAATAAACcagataaaaagaaaaaatatatgatAAACGATGCCAAGACCATTCAACTTGTAGGTCCACTGATTTCCTCTCCTGATAATTTGGGATTTCAGAAGAGATCGCACAAAGCAAGAGAATTACCAAGGTTTTTGATTAATCAAGAACCTCAATTGGAGAAAAGAGCTTTTGTACAAGATCCCTGGGACAAGGctaatcaagaaaaaatgatcTCATTGGAAGAATCCATAGATGATCTCAATGAATTGTATGAAacactaaaaaaaatgagaaataCTGAGCGATCGataatggaagaaaaagggcTAGTGGATAAAGCTGACTCAGCAAAGGATCTTTACGATGCTATAGTATTTCAAGGTACCTGTTTAGATATGTGTCCCACATTCGAGAGATCAAGAAGAAACGTTGAATATACTGTGTATtcatatgaaaaaaatcaaccaaatgataaaaaagcTTCTCGAACTAAAGCATTGAAGGTCTTCGCGAGGccagcagcagcagcagctCCTCCTTTACCTTCTGATGTTAGGCCACCCCATATTTTAGTCAAGACATTGGACTATATTGTAGATAACTTATTAACAACATTGCCTGAAAGCGAAGGATTCTTATGGGATAGGATGAGATCCATAAGGCAGGACTTTACATATCAGAACTATTCAGGACCTGAGGCGGTAGATTGTAATGAGCGTATTGTTAGGATACATCTTCTGATCTTGCATATCATGGTGAAATCAAATGTGGAATTTTCGCTTCAACAAGAACTAGAACAATTGCATAAATCCCTTATCACGTTATCAGAAATATACGATGACGTTCGTTCCAGCGGCGGAACATGCCCAAATGAGGCTGAATTTCGAGCTTATGCTCTCCTGAGTAAAATAAGAGACCCTCAATACGATGAGAATATCCAAAGATTACCAAAAcatattttccaagatAAATTAGTTCAAATGGCTTTATGTTTCAGAAGGGTTATATCTAACTCAGCTTATACTGAACGCGGGTTTGTTAAAACTGAGAATTGTTTAAACTTCTACGCAAGGTTTTTCCAGTTAATGCAATCACCCAGCTTGCCATTATTAATgggattttttttgcaaatGCATCTGACGGATATTAGATTTTATGCGCTAAGAGCTTTATCACATACTTTAAACAAAAAGCATAAACCAATAccatttatttatttggaaaatatgtTACTCTTTAATAATCGGCAAGAAATAATTGAATTTTGTAATTATTACTCAATTGAAATCATAAATGGGGATGCAGCCGATTTGAAAACATTGCAACATTATTCTCACAAATTGTCAGAAACACAacctttaaaaaaaacataccTTACCTGCTTAGAAAGGAGATTACAGAAAACTACTTACAAGGGTTTAATTAATGGCGGTGAAGATAATTTGGCTTCTTCGGTTTATGTGAAGGACCCAAAAAAGGATAGAATACCTTCTATCGCAGACCAATCTTTTttaatggaaaattttcaaaacaaCTATAACGAAAAGTTGAACCAAAACTCATCCGTTAAACCACAGATCAATACCTCTCCAAAAAGAGTTGCAACGCGGCCCAACcactttcctttttcacAGGAATCTAAGCAATTACCTCAAATATCTCAATCTCATACTTTATCAACAAATCCTTTATTAACGCCACAGGTTCATGGAGACCTATCGGAAcagaaacaacaacaaattAAAACCGTCACAGACGGAGGCTCCCCATTTGTTTTTGATCAATCAGCACAGAATTCTACGGTGGAAGCTTCCAAGGCTCATATGATATCCACGACCAGCAATGGTGCATATGATGAGAAGTTGAGTTCAgagcaagaagaaatgaggaaaaaagaagaacaacgaatagaagaagagaaaactcaattgaaaaagaagcaagaaAATGCGGACAAACAAGTAATCACTGAACAAATTGCAAATGACTTAGTAAAAGAAGTGGTAAACAGTAGCGTGATTAGTATTGTTAAGCGTGAATTTTCAGAGGCTAATTATAGGAAGGACTTCATTGACACAATGACCCGTGAACTTTATGACGCATTTCTTCATGAAAGGTTGTATCTGATATATATGGATTCTCGTGCtgaattgaaaaggaattccactctaaaaaaaaagttctttgAGAAATGGCAAGCATCTTATTCTCAAGCAAAGAAGAACCGTAtattagaagaaaaaaaaagggaagaaATTAAACTCGTAAGCCACCAATTAGGAGTACCAGgttttaaaaaatctacATGTTTGTTTAGAACCCCGTATAAGGGTAACGTAAATTCATCATTTATGCTATCATCTTCAGATAAGAATCTAATATTTTCACCTGTAAATGACGAGTTTAATAAGTTTGCGACTCATTTAACcaagatttcaaaactttgGCGGCCGTTAGAGATGCAATCAATCTATTATGATAACCTTACGAAAAAGTTCCCCTCCAATTCTCTTACTCCGGCAAATTTATTCATTTATGCGAAAGATTGGACATCACTCTCAAACCGTTGGATCTTAAGTAAGTTCAATCTGCAAACAGCACAGGATTCAAAAAAGTTcagcaataatattatctCTAGCAGAATAATTTgtattgatgatgaatatgAACCATCTGATTTTAGTGATTTGCaattattgatatttaATACAGGTGTTACGAATCCAGATATATTCGATTTGGAGATGAAACTGAAAGATGATGGTGAAGAACTGATAAAGCTAATCACTGGTATTTCTCTAAATACAAATATATGCTTTTCCCTTTTGATTATTTATTGGGAATCCGCAGAAAATACTTTATCGGAAAGTACCATTAAACACTTACTAAAATTAAACCGAATATCTAAAAACTATAGTAGTGTTATTGAACGCATTGACTTAATGAATCTCACCGAAGAATCCCCTCATAAGTGTTTAGAGGACAAATTATCTGAAATATCACATTCTTATGTGTACAAGTTGACAGAAAGGGGAAAATATGATAAAACACTTCGTCAGAAAAGGTCATTGGCCGGCATTCACTCACGTAGCACTCAACTACAAACTACAAAGGACATTGAtcaaaagatgaagaaaatgctggaaaaagagaaaaacaagtaccaacaacaaataGGCGAAAGGAACACCTATGCGCATCTAGAATCGCATATAGATGCATCACCAAGaagcaagaaaaggaaattgcCAATACTCCTGTCAACTTCTCATTCGAGCCAATTTAAAACTCCTCTAGCTTCTAGATTAAACACCTCTGGTTCGTCTACTTCACCACCTTTACCATCTCATTTGGCGATGAAATTCAGGAAAAACTCGAGAGTTACTAGTTTACATACCGTATTACCCGTTAGCACACCAAGCCATAGTAATAACATACCAGCTGCAAGTTTTAGCGGGAATAACACCACCGATATACAGTCCCAACAATTAATCGAAAACCAGAAGAGTACATCTGTATATTTGAATAACGTTTCTGAAAGGATTCTGGgaaatcaagaaatatGTCAAACACCAATTAATCCTGTTACTCCTGTGCTAGATGGGGCCGATCAAGGTAAGGAGGACATTCCTGATAGTATATTAGAGCTGAAGATCTTGATCGATTCTGTCAAGAAGAAAGTAAATAATGATTAA
- a CDS encoding uncharacterized protein (hypothetical protein; conserved across S. cerevisiae strains), with the protein MSETCSSSLALLHKILHIHSHTPSVYYNICISVRILTSERLQCFFFSFFPDPNITGSGLKVPGFLFFHTFFFSKSCCQALIDSFSSDYYQFKMLEKNRKAEKINKRTIFICSFTFEYKIKSCFSCFHLSTHTN; encoded by the coding sequence ATGAGTGAGACCTGTAGCAGCAGCCTTGCCCTTTTACACAAAATCCTACATATCCATTCACATACGCCTTCTGTATACTACAATATATGCATATCAGTTAGAATTCTGACATCTGAACGTCTTCagtgcttttttttctctttctttccaGATCCAAATATCACCGGCAGCGGCCTCAAAGTACCcggttttcttttttttcacactttttttttttccaaatcatgTTGTCAAGCATTGATTGACTCATTTTCCTCTGACTACTACCAGTTCAAAATGTTAGagaaaaatagaaaagcagaaaaaataaataaaagaaccatatttatttgttcATTCACTTTCGAGTATAAAATTAaatcttgtttttcttgttttcacTTAAGTACACATACAAATTAA
- the HOM2 gene encoding aspartate-semialdehyde dehydrogenase (Aspartic beta semi-aldehyde dehydrogenase; catalyzes the second step in the common pathway for methionine and threonine biosynthesis; expression regulated by Gcn4p and the general control of amino acid synthesis), whose translation MAGKKIAGVLGATGSVGQRFILLLANHPHFELKVLGASSRSAGKKYVDAVNWKQTDLLPESATDIIVSECKSEFFKECDIVFSGLDADYAGAIEKEFMEAGIAIVSNAKNYRREQDVPLIVPVVNPEHLDIVAQKLDTAKAQGKPRPGFIICISNCSTAGLVAPLKPLIEKFGPIDALTTTTLQAISGAGFSPGVPGIDILDNIIPYIGGEEDKMEWETKKILAPLAEDKTHVKLLTPEEIKVSAQCNRVAVSDGHTECISLRFKNRPAPSVEQVKTCLKEYVCDAYKLGCHSAPKQTIHVLEQPDRPQPRLDRNRDSGYGVSVGRIREDPLLDFKMVVLSHNTIIGAAGSGVLIAEILLARNLI comes from the coding sequence ATGgctggaaagaaaattgctGGTGTTTTGGGTGCTACTGGTTCCGTTGGTCAACGTTTCATTCTGTTGTTGGCAAATCACCCTCATTTCGAACTGAAAGTTCTTGGTGCCTCTTCTAGATCAGCTGGCAAGAAATACGTTGACGCTGTGAACTGGAAGCAAACCGATTTGCTACCGGAATCTGCTACCGATATTATTGTTTCCGAATGTAAATCTGAATTCTTTAAAGAGTGTGACATCGTCTTTTCCGGATTGGATGCTGACTATGCTGGCGCTATCGAAAAGGAATTCATGGAAGCTGGTATCGCCATTGTTTCCAATGCCAAGAATTATAGAAGAGAACAAGATGTGCCATTGATTGTTCCTGTTGTCAATCCTGAGCATTTGGATATTGTAGCTCAAAAGCTTGACACCGCCAAGGCTCAAGGTAAGCCAAGACCAGGGTTCATTATCTGTATTTCCAATTGTTCCACTGCAGGTTTGGTTGCACCATTGAAGCCtttgattgaaaaattcgGTCCTATTGATGCTTTGACCACTACTACTTTGCAAGCAATCTCAGGTGCTGGTTTCTCCCCAGGTGTACCAGGTATTGATATTCTAGACAATATTATTCCATACATTGGTGGTGAAGAAGACAAGATGGAATGGGAGACCAAGAAAATCTTGGCTCCATTAGCAGAAGACAAGACACACGTCAAACTATTGACTCCagaagaaatcaaagtCTCTGCTCAATGTAACAGAGTCGCTGTTTCCGATGGGCACACCGAATGTATCTCTTTGAGGTTCAAGAACAGACCTGCTCCATCCGTCGAGCAAGTCAAGACATGCCTAAAAGAATACGTCTGCGATGCCTACAAATTAGGCTGTCATTCTGCTCCAAAGCAAACTATTCATGTTTTGGAACAACCAGACAGACCTCAACCAAGGTTGGACAGGAACAGAGACAGCGGTTACGGTGTTTCCGTTGGTAGAATCAGAGAAGACCCATTGttagatttcaaaatggtTGTCCTTTCCCACAACACCATTATTGGTGCCGCTGGTTCTGGTGTCTTGATTGCCGAAATCTTACTAGCAAGAAACTTGATTTAA
- the ENT5 gene encoding Ent5p (Protein containing an N-terminal epsin-like domain; involved in clathrin recruitment and traffic between the Golgi and endosomes; associates with the clathrin adaptor Gga2p, clathrin adaptor complex AP-1, and clathrin), which translates to MDSLSKKIQNLGIHDIRNAARFAQNVIVQYEPYQIDIRRATNTDAWGPTPKHLAKVLRNRYQVPLYLMTEYTLKRLVDHIATRPKNLYEKARKDYVNYGSEWRVVLKCLVVIEFLLLNVDTGDELNQIRSCLLTHKHILTREIAQFKVKFSNDGKMEIHERGIRKKGELILQYLEDSQFLKKERAKNKKNALKIRQQGESSIYNANQISTSASYDNIDDDEFDADADGFDSEMDANNVTNFNVPVETEANSNTRRRSHMEEQRRQRREILREQIKNKEQQRKRKQQQDSIPDLIDLDDSTSTTNNITIDNGNNDNKNNNINSNSDDDDDEFGDFQSETSPDTTAPKTSNSKIDDLLDWDGPKSDTDTTAAAQTSLPFAEKKQQKARPQATKDKSKGNDAFSDLFSYSKSLV; encoded by the coding sequence ATGGActcattatcaaaaaagattcaaaatttaGGTATCCATGATATTAGAAATGCCGCAAGGTTTGCCCAAAACGTGATAGTCCAATATGAGCCTTATCAGATAGATATCCGTCGTGCTACAAATACCGATGCTTGGGGCCCCACACCGAAGCACCTCGCCAAGGTTTTAAGGAACAGATACCAAGTGCCGCTCTACTTGATGACAGAATACACGTTGAAAAGATTAGTCGACCATATCGCTACCAGGCCCAAGAACCTATACGAAAAGGCAAGAAAGGACTACGTTAATTATGGGTCCGAATGGAGGGTGGTCTTAAAATGTCTAGTAGTCATTGAATTCCTATTATTGAACGTCGACACAGGTGACGAACTGAATCAGATTAGATCATGTTTGCTCACTCATAAGCATATTTTAACCAGGGAGATTGCCCAATTCAAGGTAAAATTCTCCAATGATGGTAAAATGGAGATTCATGAGAGAGGTATTAGGAAAAAGGGAGAACTTATCTTGCAATACTTGGAAGACTcacaatttttgaaaaaggaaagagcCAAGAATAAGAAGAATGCCTTGAAAATTCGACAGCAAGGAGAATCCTCCATTTATAATGCCAACCAGATTTCAACGTCTGCAAGTTACGATAACATCGACGacgatgaatttgatgCAGATGCAGATGGCTTTGACAGTGAAATGGATGCTAATAATGTGACCAACTTCAATGTTCCTGTGGAAACAGAAGCAAATTCGAATACTCGCAGGCGTTCTCATATGgaagaacaaagaagacaaagaagGGAGATATTAAGAGAGCAgatcaaaaataaagaacagcagaggaaaagaaagcaacAACAAGATAGCATCCCTGACTTAATCGATCTTGACGATAGTACTAGCACCACGAATAATATAACAATAGACAATGGTAATAATGacaacaaaaacaataatatcAACAGCAatagtgatgatgatgatgatgagtTTGGCGACTTCCAAAGCGAAACGAGTCCCGACACAACAGCACCTAAAACTTCCAATAGTAAAATAGATGATTTGCTTGACTGGGATGGCCCAAAGTCAGACACAGATACCACCGCTGCTGCGCAAACATCATTGCCCTTTGCGGAGAAAAAACAGCAAAAAGCCCGTCCTCAGGCTACAAAGGACAAGTCGAAGGGAAATGATGCATTTTCCGACTTATTCTCTTACTCCAAGTCGTTGGTCTAA
- the CPR1 gene encoding peptidylprolyl isomerase CPR1 (Cytoplasmic peptidyl-prolyl cis-trans isomerase (cyclophilin); catalyzes the cis-trans isomerization of peptide bonds N-terminal to proline residues; binds the drug cyclosporin A; N-terminally propionylated in vivo; protein abundance increases in response to DNA replication stress): MSQVYFDVEADGQPIGRVVFKLYNDIVPKTAENFRALCTGEKGFGYAGSPFHRVIPDFMLQGGDFTAGNGTGGKSIYGGKFPDENFKKHHDRPGLLSMANAGPNTNGSQFFITTVPCPWLDGKHVVFGEVVDGYDIVKKVESLGSPSGATKARIVVAKSGEL; the protein is encoded by the coding sequence ATGTCCCAAGTCTATTTTGATGTCGAAGCTGATGGCCAACCAATTGGCCGTGTCGTTTTCAAGTTGTACAACGACATAGTCCCAAAGACTGCAGAAAACTTCAGAGCTCTATGTACCGGTGAAAAGGGATTCGGCTACGCTGGCTCTCCATTCCACAGAGTTATTCCAGACTTCATGTTGCAAGGTGGTGACTTCACTGCTGGTAACGGTACCGGCGGTAAGTCTATCTACGGTGGCAAATTCCCAGATGAAAACTTCAAGAAGCACCACGACAGACCAGGTTTGTTGTCCATGGCCAACGCCGGTCCAAACACCAACGGTTCtcaattcttcatcaccaCCGTTCCATGCCCATGGTTGGACGGTAAGCATGTTGTCTTTGGTGAAGTTGTTGACGGTTACGACATCGTTAAGAAGGTTGAGTCCTTGGGTTCTCCTTCCGGTGCCACCAAGGCTAGAATTGTTGTTGCCAAGTCCGGTGAATTATAA
- the GIR2 gene encoding Gir2p (Highly-acidic RWD domain-containing cytoplasmic protein; forms a highly conserved complex with Rbg2p that is responsible for efficient cell growth under amino acid starvation and binds translational activator Gcn1p in dose-dependent manner according to stress level; associates with translating ribosomes; intrinsically unstructured protein whose stability is enhanced upon binding Rbg2p): MDYKEEQKQELEVLESIYPDELRIINDEYPKIKFEVAIKLELDTGDSTSVLTKEHTIIAEFKLPENYPDEPCLISLEAQEVALNDNEEDNEEDEDEVEYDDHGNKVLKKFENLPDLISFKGYLPELTVQLESQIETDMLLGMQMCFALISSIKERCEQWYSEQLNKLEKQYELEAQEREKKEQAKFHGTKVTRESYLEWRSKFRQELKLDERDQVRRMKAHHGKLTGKQMFEQGVVGTGDEYMEEDDASVDDVAKGLAKTEIANQ; this comes from the coding sequence ATGGATTATAAGGAAGAACAGAAGCAGGAACTAGAAGTTTTAGAGTCCATTTATCCTGATGAACTGAGGATCATAAACGATGAATACCCAAAGATTAAATTTGAAGTAGCCATTAAATTAGAGCTGGATACAGGTGATTCTACTTCTGTTTTAACCAAAGAGCACACTATAATCGCCGAATTCAAGTTACCAGAAAACTACCCTGACGAACCATGCCTGATTTCATTGGAAGCTCAAGAAGTAGCCCTCAATGACAACGAAGAAGATAAcgaggaagatgaagacgaGGTTGAATATGACGACCATGGTAATAAAGTACtgaaaaagtttgaaaacCTGCCAGATTTAATAAGCTTTAAGGGGTACTTGCCTGAATTAACCGTACAATTAGAATCGCAAATCGAAACCGATATGTTATTGGGTATGCAAATGTGTTTTGCATTGATTTCATCcataaaagaaagatgTGAGCAATGGTATAGTGAACAATTGAATAAGCTCGAGAAGCAGTACGAGCTGGAAGCACAAGAACGTGAAAAGAAGGAACAGGCCAAGTTCCATGGTACTAAAGTCACAAGAGAATCGTACTTGGAATGGAGGTCTAAATTTCGCCAAGAACTGAAACTGGATGAAAGAGACCAGGTGAGAAGGATGAAGGCTCATCATGGGAAGCTAACCGGTAAGCAAATGTTTGAACAAGGCGTGGTGGGCACAGGCGACGAGTATATGGAAGAGGATGACGCGAGTGTAGATGACGTAGCCAAGGGACTTGCCAAGACCGAAATAGCAAATCAATAA
- the RPA14 gene encoding DNA-directed RNA polymerase I subunit RPA14 (RNA polymerase I subunit A14): MMKGSRRTGNNTATTLNTPVVIHATQLPQHVSTDEVLQFLESFIDEKENIIDSTTMNTISGNAADADAAAVANTSLNIDTNLSSSISQLKRIQRDFKGLPPAQDFSAAPIQVSTTEKKETSIGVSATGGKKTTFADE; the protein is encoded by the coding sequence ATGATGAAAGGTTCTAGAAGAACAGGTAATAACACTGCTACCACGCTAAACACGCCTGTGGTCATTCATGCCACGCAGCTGCCCCAACATGTCTCTACTGACGAggttcttcaatttctggAGAGCTTTATCGATGAGAAGGAGAACATTATTGATAGTACTACCATGAATACCATCAGCGGCAACGCCGCTGACGCGGACGCTGCCGCTGTGGCTAACACCAGCCTCAACATCGACACCAACCTTTCCAGCTCCATATCGCAATTAAAGAGGATTCAGAGAGACTTCAAGGGTCTGCCACCCGCCCAAGACTTTTCCGCCGCGCCCATTCAGGTCTCCACGACGGAGAAGAAGGAGACAAGCATAGGTGTTAGTGCCACCGGCGGCAAGAAAACTACATTCGCCGATGAGTGA
- the CTH1 gene encoding putative mRNA-binding protein CTH1 (mRNA binding protein, member of CCCH zinc finger family; similar to mammalian Tis11, which activates transcription and has role in mRNA degradation; functions with Tis11p in regulation of iron homeostasis; represses translation in response to iron limitation, downregulating multiple transcripts required for mitochondrial translation and heme biosynthesis; inhibits the iron-dependent ribosome recycling factor, Rli1p), with amino-acid sequence MMPNVAPNSYYLNIPNANSTSTTTSSIFSDLNKEYESKIKEIEEYYIKTLLNENTDNDDSSSSEGHNINETDILSEYSPRPSPWLPSKPNCYHPLGDFKDLIISDSRPTNTLPINNPFAGNNNISTLATTEKKRKKRSLEVEINPTYTTSAFSLPLTAENLQKLSQVDSQSTGLPYTLPIQKTTKLEPCRRAPLQLPQLVNKTLYKTELCESFTIKGYCKYGNKCQFAHGLNELKFKKKSNNYRTKPCINWSKLGYCPYGKRCCFKHGDDKDVEIYQNANDGRSKDTALTPLPTSLAPSNNDNITNLSKPRNLHTSVKALQRMTW; translated from the coding sequence ATGATGCCGAATGTTGCTCCAAACAGCTACTATTTAAACATACCGAATGCCAATTCGACCTCAACGACTACGTCCTCGATCTTTTCTGATCTCAACAAGGAGTACGAGTCAAAGATTAAAGAAATCGAagaatattatataaagacACTGCTCAATGAAAATACCGATAATGATGACAGCAGCAGCTCCGAGGGGCATAATATAAATGAAACGGACATTTTAAGTGAATACTCACCAAGGCCTTCTCCTTGGTTACCATCCAAACCAAACTGTTATCATCCGTTGGGAGATTTTAAAGACTTGATCATATCAGATTCCAGACCTACAAATACATTACCTATTAATAACCCTTTCGCAGGCAATAATAACATCTCAACACTTGCTACAACTGAGAAAAAACGTAAGAAAAGGTCACTCGAAGTTGAGATTAACCCTACTTACACGACAAGTGCATTTTCATTACCCCTGACAGCGGAGAATTTACAAAAACTATCTCAGGTGGATTCTCAGTCTACTGGACTTCCATACACACTTCCAATTcagaaaacaacaaaactgGAACCTTGTAGAAGGGCACCTTTGCAGCTTCCTCAATTAGTCAATAAGACCTTATACAAAACTGAGCTCTGTGAATCTTTTACTATTAAAGGCTATTGTAAGTATGGAAATAAATGCCAATTTGCTCATGGTCTTAATGAACtgaaattcaagaaaaaatcaaacaattATAGAACTAAACCTTGCATAAATTGGTCGAAGTTAGGCTACTGTCCGTACGGTAAGCGTTGCTGTTTCAAACACGGTGATGATAAGGACGTTGaaatatatcaaaatgCTAACGATGGAAGAAGTAAGGATACGGCGTTGACTCCACTTCCTACTTCCCTAGCCCCAAGCAACAACGATAATATCACTAATTTGAGTAAGCCTAGGAACTTACATACTAGTGTTAAAGCATTGCAAAGGATGACTTGGTAG